The following nucleotide sequence is from Lacinutrix sp. Hel_I_90.
ATTCTGGTTTAATAATTAAATCTTCAACACTATAACTTCCTGTTAGAGTGATTGCTAAAACGCTGGGGTCATCGCTCACTAAATCGCTTTGTGTCGCAAAATATTCGCCACGTAAGCCTATAGCAAAAGCGTTATTTAAAGTGTATTGTGGGTAAAGTGCCGCGCCATAAAAACCGTCACCTTCATTATCTGTATAAGCAGCATTAATTCCAATAAAGAAATCTTCTGTAGCATCAAAGCCACCAGTATAATCCACTTCGTAACCTAAGCCAGCTTTATCGTATAAAAGATTTAAATACTGACCTGAATAACCCATTTGTGCACCAACCGCATAGCTTCCGTCTGGATTGAATTCTGTGACATCCGTTTGGTTAAAAACACCTAACATTAAGCTAAGGTCTTCTGATAATGAAAAATCAGCTTTAACGCCCGTATGCGAAAAAGGCCCATTAGAAAACAGGTAAGAGGTGCTGTAGTTAAAATTCCCTACAGGAGAGATGACTTCGTAGCCTAAAAACGTATTGAATTTACCAAAGGTTATCTTTGTAGATTCACTCACATTCCAAAAAGCATAGAGTTGATTCAATACAGTCGCACTGGCTGCTTCTCCTCGGGGACCAAAGACTAGATCTGCAACAGCGCCTACCTTACCCTTTTCGTAGGAAGCAATGAGATTTCCCATGCCTAGAGAAAACCCAGCGGTGTCGGCAAAAGACGTTCCGGGTGCAATTTGATTGGTGTCATTTGGGGCAGTAATATTGGCTCTATAATAGACGTCCACACTGCCTTCAAAACTAAATTTTTTCTCTGTAGGTTCTGGTGCTGTTTCTTGAGCAAATAAACTGGTTGACAAGAATAAAATTAGAATGTAATTTAATGGTTTCATATAAAGCTGGTTTTTTATTGATTTGCAAATCAAAACTATGCAAAAAGTATTTACAACCCATAAAATTATAGGGTATAAAACTCATTTTTACGATTATGAGATTTTTAACCCTAAAAAAAATAGGGTATAATATTTTAAACGTATAAATGTTAAGATTTTCATAATGCTTAAATTGAAATATTCTTAGTTAAATTTGATTTTCAATAAATTTTATGAACCTATTTGCTGTTATTTTTGAATTAAATTCAGGTATTTAAGACTTGCAGTTTAAATGGGGGTTAGAAATTTGTCAATTTAATAAAGATTAAATTGAAGGATTGTTGTTTATAAGGCTTGAAATTTTTGATTTCGGAATAATGAATCTTATATTTTTTTGTTCAATTTCTTCATTATACATTAGTGATAATCTGACAAGAAATAATCTCTTAAATTTCAACATTATGCTTAAAAAACAAGGCTTGTATTTACCAGAATTTGAACACGATAATTGTGGTGCAGGATTTATATGCAGTCTAAAAGGAAATAAGTCTAATAATATCATTCATAAAGCACTCGAAATTTTAGAAAAGTTAGAGCATCGTGGTGCGGTAAGTAGCGACGGCAAAACAGGGGATGGCGCAGGTATTTTAATAGATATTCCGCATGAGTTTTTTGTAAAAAACTGTGATTTTAATTTACCTCAATTTGGAGCGTATGCTGTTAGTAATGTGTTTTTGCCAAAGCGGGAGAATCAACGGAAGTATTGCATCGAAAAATTTGAGTCTTATATCGTAGGTCAGGGGTTAGAAATTTTGGGTTGGAGAAATGTGCCAGTAGATTCCTTGGTTATTGGTGAAATTGCAGCAGAAACAGAACCGTTTATAAAACAACTATTTATTGGTAAGTCTGATAAAGAACAAACAGATTTCACCTTCAATTTAAAATTATTTACGGCTAGAAAACAAGCTGAACATCACATATATAATTCAAAACTATCTGAAAGCGCTCGCTTTTACGTGCCTAGTTTATCTACAAAAATCATCATTTTTAAAGGGCTTTTGATTCCTGAAGATATTAAACTGTATTATACAGACTTACAAGATCCTTCTTTAGTAACCCGATTGGCTTTGGTGCATCAGCGTTTTTCAACCAATACTTTTCCAACTTGGGATTTAGCACAACCCTTTAGATACATGTGTCATAATGGAGAAATTAATACACTCCGCGGAAATGTGTCACGCACGCTTTCACGTCAGGAGTTAATGGAGAGTGACTGGTTTGGTGAAGACATAAAAAGTATTTTTCCAGTTATATTGCCAGGAAAATCAGATTCTGCTCAAATGGATATGGTGGTCGAGTTGTTATTAATGACTGGGCGATCGCTCCCAGAAGTGATGATGATTTTGGTGCCTGAAGCTTGGGAAAAAAACCCAGATATGTCTGAAGCTAAACGTGCATTCTACGAGTATAATTCGTGTATTATGGAGCCATGGGATGGTCCGGCTTCAATTCCTTTTACAGACGGCAATTATATAGGTGCCGTTTTGGACCGAAATGGATTACGCCCATCAAGATACTCGGTTACGAAAGATGGTTTTGTTATTATGTCTTCAGAAACAGGAGTTATAGAAATTGATCCCAAAAACATTGAAAAACACGGCCGATTAGAACCTGGAAAGATGTTTTTAGTAGACATGAATCAGGGTCGAATTATTAATGATGAGGAAATTAAAGAGGCTATTGTGTCTAAACAGCCTTATAAAGAATGGTTAGATAAAAACTTGGTGCATCTTCGTGATATTCCAGCAAAAAAAGGAGAGATTAAGCATAAAGAAGACGATTTACTAACGCGTCAAGTGGTATTTGGCTATACCGAAGAAGATTTACGTGTCCTTATTCAGCCTATGGCGCAATTGGGAAAAGAACCTATCGGATCGATGGGTAATGATACGCCAATTGCGATTTTGTCAGAGCGGCCGCAGCTCATTTATAATTATTTCAAGCAATTATTTGCGCAAGTGACTAATCCGCCTCTAGACGGTATTCGTGAACAATTAATTACAGATATTAGTTTGACTTTAGGAAGTGATACGAACCTATTTAAAATAAACGAAGACCAGTGTAGGAAATTGAAAATTCAAAATCCTGTGATTTCAAAACACGATTTAGATAAGATAAAAAATTACAAATCTAATCCAGACTTCGTCGTAACCACAATTCCTATTTTATATGAAGTCGATAAGGGGTTAAACGAATTAGAAAGTGCACTTGAGCATTTAGTAAAGCAAGCGTCTAAAGCTATAGATGAAGGTGGAAATATTATCATTTTGTCCGATCGAGGGGTGAGTAAAAACCTTGCGCCAATTCCAGCGCTCTTAGCCTGTTCGTATGTGAATCACGAGTTATACAAAATAGGCAAGCGTGCTAAAGTTAGTTTGATTATCGAGTCTGCAGAGCCACGTGAAGTACATCATTTTGCATTACTGTTTGGTTATGGTGCTAGTGCCATTAATCCCTATATCGTAAACGAAATTGTTTATGATCAAGTACAGGCTAAAGATATTGAAGACTTAAGTTATTTAACGGCTATTAAAAATTACAACAAAGCTGTTGGCATGGGAATCCTTAAAGTGATGAACAAAATCGGAATTTCTACATTAAATTCTTACAGAGGTTCGCAGTTGTTCGAATGTATTGGATTAAACACAAAAGTTGTTAATGATTATTTCCCAAATACAGTGACCAGAATTCAAGGTATTGGTTTGCGTGAAATCGAAAAAGAAATCTATAAACGCCATAAAAGAGCCTATAAAACAGAAGTGGTGGAAGCTGATTTAAGTTTAGATTTTGGCGGACAATACAAATGGAGGCGAGATGGAGAAAAACACTTATTTAATCCCTTAAGCATTTCAAAATTGCAAGAATCTGTTAGGAGTAATAAACACAGTTCATATAAAGAATATTCCAATTTAATAAACGAACAGACCAAACAATTAATGACCATTCGTGGCTTGTTTGAGTTTACCAATTTTGATCCAATTCCTATAGAAGAAGTTGAGCCTTGGACGGCAATCGTAAAGCGTTTTAAAACAGGCGCCATGTCTTATGGGTCTATTAGTAAAGAGGCGCACGAGAATTTAGCAATTGCGATGAATCGTATTGGAGGAAAGAGTAACTCTGGTGAAGGCGGTGAGGATGAAGAACGTTTTTATAAGGATCCAAATGGCGATTGGAAAAACTCGGCAATCAAACAAGTAGCCTCAGGGCGATTTGGTGTTACGTCAAATTATTTGACGAATGCTTCTGAGATTCAAATAAAAATGGCGCAAGGTGCTAAACCTGGTGAAGGTGGTCAGTTACCTGGTCCTAAAGTAAATCCAGATATCGCAAAAACCAGAAATTCCACACCTTATGTTGGTTTAATTTCGCCACCACCACATCACGATATTTATTCTATTGAAGATTTATCACAATTGATATACGATTTAAAATCAGCAAATAGAGCTGCTAGAATTAATGTGAAGCTCGTTTCCGAAGTAGGCATTGGTACAGTAGCTGCTGGTGTTGCTAAAGCAAAAGGCGATGTTATTTTAATTTCTGGTCACGATGGTGGTACAGGAGCTTCACCACTAACCTCTTTAAAACATGCAGGTTTGCCGTGGGAGTTGGGGTTGGCGGAAGCACAGCAAACGTTGGTTATGAATAATTTAAGAAACCGTGTGGTTTTGGAGTGTGACGGACAACTAAAAACGGGGCGTGATGTTGCCATCGCCTGTCTATTAGGTGCTGAGGAATTTGGTTTTGCCACAGCGCCATTAGTCGCTTCGGGTTGTATTATGATGCGGGTGTGTCACCTAAATACCTGTCCCGTAGGTATTGCCACCCAAAACCCAGAACTGCGTAAAAAATTCAATGGAAAACCCGAGCATGTGGTTAACTTCATGTATTTCGTAGCACAAGAATTAAGAGAAATAATGGCACAACTTGGATTTAGAACGGTTAATGAAATGGTTGGTCAGGCACAAAAATTAAACCGAAATAAAACGATTGATTTCTATAAGTCTAACGGTTTAGATTTATCTCCAATTTTACATAAAGTTGCCGTTTCAGAAGGCACCAAATTATACAATACGGAAAAGCAGGATCACAATTTAGAAAAAGCCTTAGATTTTAAAATCATCAAACAAGCACATCCCGCTTTATTCCGCAAGGAGAGAACAGTGATTGATGCTAAAATCAATAATATGGATCGTGCATTTGGTGCGATTATTAGTAACGAGATTTCTAAAATTTATGGCGCTCAAGGTTTGCCTGATAATACTTTAAAAATCAACTTCACAGGTTCTGCAGGGCAAAGTTTTGCTGCATTTGCGACAAAAGGTCTGAATCTCGTGATTAATGGGAATGCAAATGATTACTTAGGAAAAGGCTTGTCTGGAGCTAAAGTAGCAGTAAAAGTACCAGATGAAGCTACCATTGTTCCAGAAGATAATGTCATTATCGGGAATGTAGCCTTGTATGGTGCAACGTCTGGAGAGGCGTATATAAACGGAAAGGCGGGTGAGCGGTTTTGTGTAAGAAACTCTGGTGCATTAGCTGTGGTTGAGGGTATTGGAGATCACGGTTGTGAGTACATGACCGGAGGAATTGCGGTCATTTTAGGCGAAGTAGGACGTAATTTTGGAGCAGGAATGAGTGGTGGTGTTGCCTACGTGTACGATACAAAAAATACGTTTGAGAAGCATTGTAATAAGGAGGGATTAAACTTAGATCCAGTTACCGAAACCAAAGATGTTTTAGAATTAAAAGCATTAGTTGAAAACCATTACAATGCAACCTTAAGTTCTCAGGCACAGCGTATTTTAGAAAATTGGGAAAAAGAATTGCCAAAATTCATCAAGGTTTTGCCTGAAGAATACAAGCAAGCCTTAAAGCGATTAGAAGAGGAACAAAATATTAAAGCCTAAGACGATGGGAAAGATAACAGGATTTTTAGAAATTGAAAGACAGGTTGAAGCTTATGATACCGTTGAAAACCGACTGAAAAACTACAAGGAATTTACAATTCCAATGAAAGAAAAAGCACTTAAAGATCAAGGTGCAAGATGTATGGATTGTGGTGTTCCGTTTTGCCAAAGCGGCTGTCCGCTCGGCAACCTCATTCCTGATTTTAACGATCATGTTTATAAAGGACGTTGGAAAGAAGCGGCAAAAGTATTGCATGCAACTAATAATTTTCCAGAATTTACTGGACGTTTGTGCCCAGCCCCTTGTGAAGAATCTTGTGTCTTAGGTATTAACGAAGATCCAGTAGCGATAGAGAACATCGAAAAAAACATAGTTGAAACGGCTTTTAAAGAAGGTTGGATTATTGCGAAACCACCAAAAGTAAGAACGGGAAAAAAAGTCGCGGTTGTAGGTTCTGGACCTTCGGGATTAGCGGCGGCACAGCAGTTAAATCGCGCAGGACATTTAGTAACTGTTTTTGAAAGAGATGCTAAAGTTGGTGGATTATTACGCTATGGTATTCCAGATTTTAAACTTGAAAAAGAGATTATAGCGCGAAGAGTAAGGGTCCTGGTAGAAGAGGGAATTGAATTTAAAACCGACGCTCATGTTGGTAAAAATACAAGCGTTGAAACTTTAAAAAGTGACTTTGATGCTATCGCCTTGTGCGGCGGAGCAACGGTTAGAAGAGGTATTCCTATAAAAGGGGCGCATTTAAAAGGCGTAGTACAAGCTATGGATTTTTTAAAGCAAAACAACCAGCGTGTAGATGGCATTACTGGTTTTAAAGAAGACATTTTAGCAACAGACAAAAACGTGATTGTCATTGGTGGGGGAGATACAGGTTCAGATTGTATAGGAACTTCAAATCGTCAAGGCGCAAAATCGGTTACCAATTTCGAGATTTTAAGCAAGCCTTCTAAAGGGCGACCAGCACATCAGCCTTGGCCTTATTGGCCGATGAGGTTAAGAACGAGCTCGTCGCATAAAGAAGGTGTAGAACGTTTTTTTAGTATTTCTACTAAAGAGTTTTTGGGCAATAAAAATGGAGATTTAATAGGCTTAAAAACAGTTGAGGTAGAATGGATTTTTAAAAAAGGAGAACGGCCAGAATTAAAAGAAGTTCCAGGTACAGAAAAAATGTGGGACTGCGATTTAGTGCTTTTAGCACTAGGTTTTACAGGTTCAGAAAAAACCTTAGCTGAACAATTTGGGATCGAAATGGATTTTAGAACCAATATTAAAGCAACCGAAAAAGACTATGCTACAAATGTGCCTGGTATTTTTACTGCTGGAGATATGCGTCGCGGCCAATCCTTAATTGTTTGGGCAATTTCAGAAGGACGTCAAGCAGCACATCATGTCGATAAATATTTAATGGGCCATTCTAATTTACCACTAAAAGGAGAAGGTGACCTGCCGAGAGTGTAGCGTTTTATGAGTATTGATACATAGCGAAATCCACTAATTTACCTTTCTAAAAATGAAAGACTAATTAGTGGATTTTAATTTTAAAGGTCATTTTATTCAAAAAAGAAGGGGTCTTGACTGTACCATTAAATTAAATATAATTAATTGAAAATCAGTAAATTAAATAGTTAACACGCGCTTTGAGTTTAAGAGTGTGTAAGGTGTTAAAACAATAAAAGGCTATAAAACTTTTAATTTCGAAGAACAAAGCAGAAAATTCATAAATGGAATTAAATAAGTACAGTAAAACAGTTACTCAAGATCCTACGCAACCAGCTGCACAAGCTATGTTACATGCGATTGGATTAACAAAAGCAGATTTTTACAAGCCAATCATAGGTATTGCAAGTACAGGTTACGAAGGAAACCCATGTAATATGCACCTAAATGACTTAGCGAAATTAACTAAAGAGGGCACTAAAAATGAAGATATTGTCGGACTAATTTTTAATACTATTGGCGTAAGCGATGGTATTTCTATGGGGACTCCAGGCATGCGTTACTCATTACCATCTCGTGATATTATTGCAGATTCAATGGAAACAGTAGTTCAGGCCATGAGTTATGATGGTTTAATTACGGTGGTGGGTTGTGATAAAAATATGCCCGGTGCTTTAATCGCAATGATACGTTTAAACCGTCCTTCAATTTTGGTCTATGGCGGGACTATCGATTCTGGCTGTCATAATGGTAAAAAATTAGATGTTGTATCTGCATTTGAAGCTTGGGGAAGTAAAGTTGCTGGCACCATGTCCGAAAATGAATATCAAAACATCGTTGAAAAAGCCTGTCCGGGAGCTGGCGCTTGTGGTGGTATGTATACTGCAAATACAATGGCTTCTGCAATCGAAGCCTTGGGCATGACCTTGCCTTTTAATTCTTCAAATCCAGCACTAAGTGATGCAAAAAAGAAAGAGTCTGTAAAAGCAGGTGAAGCGATGCGATTGCTTCTCGAAAAAGATATTAAACCTTCAGATGTTATTACTCGAAAATCACTAGAAAATGCCATACGGTTGGTGACTATTTTAGGAGGTTCTACCAATGCAGTATTGCATTTTTTAGCAATTGCCAGAGCAGCAGATATCGATTTTACACTCAAAGATTTTCAAAAAATAAGTGATACCACGCCATTTTTAGCCGATTTAAAACCTAGTGGGAAATACCTTATGGAAGATGTGCATGCCGTAGGAGGGATTCCTGCTGTATTAAAATATTTACTAAAGAAAGGATTGATTCATGGCGATTGTTTAACAGTCACAGGGAAGACCATTGCTGAAAATTTATTGGATGTTCCCGATTTAACGGAAGGTCAAGACGTTATCAAACCTATCGAAAATCCAATTAAAATTTCTGGACACCTACGTATGTTATATGGCAACTTGGCGGAAGACGGAAGTGTTGCTAAAATCACAGGAAAAGAAGGTTTAAAATTTTCAGGGAAAGCAAAAGTGTTTGAGGGAGAATATGATGCAAATGATGGCATTAGAGATGGAAAAGTAGAAAAGGGAGATGTTATTGTTATTCGCTACGAAGGTCCAAAAGGAGGTCCTGGCATGCCAGAAATGTTAAAGCCAACGGCAGCTATTATGGGGGCGGGTTTAGGTAAAGAGGTTGCTTTAATAACAGATGGACGGTTTTCTGGTGGGACACATGGGTTTGTTGTTGGGCATATCACACCAGAAGCACAGGAAGGTGGTGCTATTGCTTTAGTTAAAAATGGAGATATCATCACTATTGATGCCGAAACAAATTCTATTATTCTAGAGGTTTCAGAAGCAGAATTAAAGAAAAGAAAAGCGCAATGGACAGCACCAGCGTTAAAATTTAAACGGGGTGTCTTATACAAATATGCTAAAACCGTTTCATCGGCTTCTAAAGGCTGCGTGACCGATGAATTCTAAACAAAAGAAAATGAGTGCTAGTATAAGTGAAAGCATCTCAGAATAAAATATAATCCTAACAAGATTAAATATGAATACAGAAACAGTGAAAATAAATTCTTCAGATACAAAAAAGACAATCCGAATCACTGGTAGTGAGGCAGTCGTAAGATGTTTAATGGCTGAAGGAGTTGATATTCTTTATGGTTATCCAGGAGGCGCAATCATGCCAGTTTATGATGAATTATATAAATTTCAAGATCACATTCATCACGTCTTGGTGCGTCATGAACAAGGAGCAACACACGCCGCACAAGGCTATGCTAGAATTTCTGGCAAAGTTGGCGTGGCCATGGCGACTTCTGGTCCTGGAGCAACCAATTTAATTACAGGCATTGCAGATGCGCAAATTGATTCTACACCAATGGTTTGCATTACAGGTCAAGTGGCCTCAAATTTATTAGGAAGTGATGCCTTTCAGGAAACAGATATCGTAGGTATTTCTACACCAGTAACGAAGTGGAATTGCCAGGTAACTAAAGCCTCTCAAATTCCTGAAGCTATTGCAAAAGCCTTTTATATTGCTAAAAGTGGAAGACCAGGCCCGGTATTAGTAGATATTACTAAAGATGCTCAGTTTGAGGAATTTGATTTTGCTTATGAAAAATGCAAAGGCGTACGCAGTTATATTCCAGTGCCTGAAACAGATCCAGAATCATTAATACAAGCGGCAAAATTAATTAACGAAGCCAAACAACCATTAGTTGTTTGGGGACAAGGCGTGATTTTAGCTGAAGCTGAAGCCGAATTTAAAGCGGTGATAGAAAAAGCAGGGATACCCGCTGCATGGACCATTTTAGGTGCTTCGGCCATTGCGACTAGCCATCCCTTAAATGTGGGTATGGTAGGAATGCACGGTAATTATGCACCAAATATGTTAACGAATCAATGTGATGTTTTAATAGCAATAGGCATGCGTTTTGACGATCGTGTTACGGGAAGTTTAAACACCTATGCTAAGCAAGCAAAAATTATACATTTTGAAATTGATCCGGCAGAGGTCGACAAAAATGTAAAAACGGATGTGGCTGTTTTAGGAAATGCTAAAGAAAGTTTAGCAGCTATGCTTCCTTTATTAAATAAAAATTCACACGCCGATTGGCATCAAAAATTCAAAGATTTATTAAAAATTGAAGTAGAGAAAGTCATTAACGATGACTTGTACCCAACCAAGGAAGGCTTGACTATGGGAGAGGTTTTAAAAGAAATAAACAAACAGAGTAAGGGACAAGCAGCCATAGTGAGTGATGTGGGGCAACATCAAATGATTGCATGCCGTTATGCAGAGTTTAATCAAACCAAAAGCAACATTACTTCTGGTGGTTTAGGGACTATGGGTTTTGCTTTACCAGCGGCAATTGGTGCAAAAATGGCAGCTCCAGACCGAGAGGTTGTCGCTATTATTGGTGATGGAGGTTACCAGATGACCATTCAGGAATTGGGAACTATTTTTCAGACTAAAGTACCCGTTAAAATTGTGGTTTTAAACAATGATTTCTTAGGCATGGTGCGCCAATGGCAACAGCTTTTTTTTGATAAACGCTATGCATCTACTGAAATCCAAAATCCAGATTTTGTAGCCATTGCAAAGGGTTATGCTATTGAAGCAAAAAAAGTATCTAAAAGAGAAGATTTGGCGGATGCTGTTAAGGAAATGATGGAATCGAAAGCGGCGTATTTCTTAGAGGTTAAAGTAGAAAAAGAAGCTAATGTATTCCCTATGATTCCTTCGGGAGCAAGTGTTTCAGATATTAGGTTAGAATAACGCCTGCAAGGTGTTACCTGCTAAAAGACCTTCTGGTAAGGTTGACAAAAGAGAAAGGAAAAAAGTAAAGGCTAAAAGATTAATAAAAATGAGTCAGGAAGAACAACAATATACCATTTCAGTGTATACAGAAAATAATATCGGATTACTCAATCGTATTTCGGCTATTTTTCAGCGTAGACATATTAATATAGAGAGTATTAATTCTTCGGTTTCAGAAATAGAAGGGGTGTCAAGATTTACTATCGTTGTCAATCTTTCCGAAGAACACATGAAAAAAATCATTGGGCAGATAGAAAAGCAAGTGGAGGTTATAAAAGCCTACTATCATACCGATGAAGAAACCATTTATCAGGAATCTTGCATATTTAAAATTAAATCTGAACTACTATTCAACGAGCCTCAGATTCAAAATATAATTAAAGACAGCAATGCAAGAATAGTTACAGTAAACAAAAATTTTTTCGTGCTTGAAAAGTCAGGAAGACGAGAAGAAATTGAATTGTTATATAGAGAATTAAAACCTTTTGGAATCCTTCAGTTTACAAGATCTGGGCGTATTTCAGTTACAAAGGAACCCATGGAAATTTCAAAAATGCTGGAAGCATTTAACTACTAAATACATCAAAAATGGCAAATTACTTTAACACATTACCATTAAGAAATCAATTAGAACAATTAGGAAAATGTCGTTTTATGGACGCTTCAGAATTTGAAGAGGGCGTAAAGGCATTAAAAGATAAAAAAATCGTTATTGTAGGTTGTGGTGCACAAGGTTTAAACCAAGGATTAAACATGAGAGATTCTGGATTAAATATTTCTTATGCGCTACGCCAAAAAGCAATAGAGGAGAAAAGAGCGTCTTATATAAATGCAACAGATAATGATTTTAATGTTGGGACTTACGAAGACTTAATTCCAGCAGCAGATTTGGTTTTAAATTTAACGCCAGATAAACAACATACAGATGTTGTTAAAACAGTCATGCCTTTAATGAAAAAAGGCGCAACCTTGTCTTACTCACACGGCTTTAATATTGTTGAAGAAGGGGCGCAAATACGTAAAGACATTACCGTAATTATGGTAGCGCCTAAATGTCCTGGTACTGAAGTGCGCGAAGAATACAAACGTGGTTTTGGAGTGCCTACATTAATTGCGGTACAT
It contains:
- a CDS encoding outer membrane beta-barrel protein, yielding MKPLNYILILFLSTSLFAQETAPEPTEKKFSFEGSVDVYYRANITAPNDTNQIAPGTSFADTAGFSLGMGNLIASYEKGKVGAVADLVFGPRGEAASATVLNQLYAFWNVSESTKITFGKFNTFLGYEVISPVGNFNYSTSYLFSNGPFSHTGVKADFSLSEDLSLMLGVFNQTDVTEFNPDGSYAVGAQMGYSGQYLNLLYDKAGLGYEVDYTGGFDATEDFFIGINAAYTDNEGDGFYGAALYPQYTLNNAFAIGLRGEYFATQSDLVSDDPSVLAITLTGSYSVEDLIIKPELRLDNGSEDIFIDTDLMPTKSLASFVMAAIYKF
- the gltB gene encoding glutamate synthase large subunit, yielding MLKKQGLYLPEFEHDNCGAGFICSLKGNKSNNIIHKALEILEKLEHRGAVSSDGKTGDGAGILIDIPHEFFVKNCDFNLPQFGAYAVSNVFLPKRENQRKYCIEKFESYIVGQGLEILGWRNVPVDSLVIGEIAAETEPFIKQLFIGKSDKEQTDFTFNLKLFTARKQAEHHIYNSKLSESARFYVPSLSTKIIIFKGLLIPEDIKLYYTDLQDPSLVTRLALVHQRFSTNTFPTWDLAQPFRYMCHNGEINTLRGNVSRTLSRQELMESDWFGEDIKSIFPVILPGKSDSAQMDMVVELLLMTGRSLPEVMMILVPEAWEKNPDMSEAKRAFYEYNSCIMEPWDGPASIPFTDGNYIGAVLDRNGLRPSRYSVTKDGFVIMSSETGVIEIDPKNIEKHGRLEPGKMFLVDMNQGRIINDEEIKEAIVSKQPYKEWLDKNLVHLRDIPAKKGEIKHKEDDLLTRQVVFGYTEEDLRVLIQPMAQLGKEPIGSMGNDTPIAILSERPQLIYNYFKQLFAQVTNPPLDGIREQLITDISLTLGSDTNLFKINEDQCRKLKIQNPVISKHDLDKIKNYKSNPDFVVTTIPILYEVDKGLNELESALEHLVKQASKAIDEGGNIIILSDRGVSKNLAPIPALLACSYVNHELYKIGKRAKVSLIIESAEPREVHHFALLFGYGASAINPYIVNEIVYDQVQAKDIEDLSYLTAIKNYNKAVGMGILKVMNKIGISTLNSYRGSQLFECIGLNTKVVNDYFPNTVTRIQGIGLREIEKEIYKRHKRAYKTEVVEADLSLDFGGQYKWRRDGEKHLFNPLSISKLQESVRSNKHSSYKEYSNLINEQTKQLMTIRGLFEFTNFDPIPIEEVEPWTAIVKRFKTGAMSYGSISKEAHENLAIAMNRIGGKSNSGEGGEDEERFYKDPNGDWKNSAIKQVASGRFGVTSNYLTNASEIQIKMAQGAKPGEGGQLPGPKVNPDIAKTRNSTPYVGLISPPPHHDIYSIEDLSQLIYDLKSANRAARINVKLVSEVGIGTVAAGVAKAKGDVILISGHDGGTGASPLTSLKHAGLPWELGLAEAQQTLVMNNLRNRVVLECDGQLKTGRDVAIACLLGAEEFGFATAPLVASGCIMMRVCHLNTCPVGIATQNPELRKKFNGKPEHVVNFMYFVAQELREIMAQLGFRTVNEMVGQAQKLNRNKTIDFYKSNGLDLSPILHKVAVSEGTKLYNTEKQDHNLEKALDFKIIKQAHPALFRKERTVIDAKINNMDRAFGAIISNEISKIYGAQGLPDNTLKINFTGSAGQSFAAFATKGLNLVINGNANDYLGKGLSGAKVAVKVPDEATIVPEDNVIIGNVALYGATSGEAYINGKAGERFCVRNSGALAVVEGIGDHGCEYMTGGIAVILGEVGRNFGAGMSGGVAYVYDTKNTFEKHCNKEGLNLDPVTETKDVLELKALVENHYNATLSSQAQRILENWEKELPKFIKVLPEEYKQALKRLEEEQNIKA
- a CDS encoding glutamate synthase subunit beta; translated protein: MGKITGFLEIERQVEAYDTVENRLKNYKEFTIPMKEKALKDQGARCMDCGVPFCQSGCPLGNLIPDFNDHVYKGRWKEAAKVLHATNNFPEFTGRLCPAPCEESCVLGINEDPVAIENIEKNIVETAFKEGWIIAKPPKVRTGKKVAVVGSGPSGLAAAQQLNRAGHLVTVFERDAKVGGLLRYGIPDFKLEKEIIARRVRVLVEEGIEFKTDAHVGKNTSVETLKSDFDAIALCGGATVRRGIPIKGAHLKGVVQAMDFLKQNNQRVDGITGFKEDILATDKNVIVIGGGDTGSDCIGTSNRQGAKSVTNFEILSKPSKGRPAHQPWPYWPMRLRTSSSHKEGVERFFSISTKEFLGNKNGDLIGLKTVEVEWIFKKGERPELKEVPGTEKMWDCDLVLLALGFTGSEKTLAEQFGIEMDFRTNIKATEKDYATNVPGIFTAGDMRRGQSLIVWAISEGRQAAHHVDKYLMGHSNLPLKGEGDLPRV
- the ilvD gene encoding dihydroxy-acid dehydratase, whose translation is MELNKYSKTVTQDPTQPAAQAMLHAIGLTKADFYKPIIGIASTGYEGNPCNMHLNDLAKLTKEGTKNEDIVGLIFNTIGVSDGISMGTPGMRYSLPSRDIIADSMETVVQAMSYDGLITVVGCDKNMPGALIAMIRLNRPSILVYGGTIDSGCHNGKKLDVVSAFEAWGSKVAGTMSENEYQNIVEKACPGAGACGGMYTANTMASAIEALGMTLPFNSSNPALSDAKKKESVKAGEAMRLLLEKDIKPSDVITRKSLENAIRLVTILGGSTNAVLHFLAIARAADIDFTLKDFQKISDTTPFLADLKPSGKYLMEDVHAVGGIPAVLKYLLKKGLIHGDCLTVTGKTIAENLLDVPDLTEGQDVIKPIENPIKISGHLRMLYGNLAEDGSVAKITGKEGLKFSGKAKVFEGEYDANDGIRDGKVEKGDVIVIRYEGPKGGPGMPEMLKPTAAIMGAGLGKEVALITDGRFSGGTHGFVVGHITPEAQEGGAIALVKNGDIITIDAETNSIILEVSEAELKKRKAQWTAPALKFKRGVLYKYAKTVSSASKGCVTDEF
- the ilvB gene encoding biosynthetic-type acetolactate synthase large subunit encodes the protein MNTETVKINSSDTKKTIRITGSEAVVRCLMAEGVDILYGYPGGAIMPVYDELYKFQDHIHHVLVRHEQGATHAAQGYARISGKVGVAMATSGPGATNLITGIADAQIDSTPMVCITGQVASNLLGSDAFQETDIVGISTPVTKWNCQVTKASQIPEAIAKAFYIAKSGRPGPVLVDITKDAQFEEFDFAYEKCKGVRSYIPVPETDPESLIQAAKLINEAKQPLVVWGQGVILAEAEAEFKAVIEKAGIPAAWTILGASAIATSHPLNVGMVGMHGNYAPNMLTNQCDVLIAIGMRFDDRVTGSLNTYAKQAKIIHFEIDPAEVDKNVKTDVAVLGNAKESLAAMLPLLNKNSHADWHQKFKDLLKIEVEKVINDDLYPTKEGLTMGEVLKEINKQSKGQAAIVSDVGQHQMIACRYAEFNQTKSNITSGGLGTMGFALPAAIGAKMAAPDREVVAIIGDGGYQMTIQELGTIFQTKVPVKIVVLNNDFLGMVRQWQQLFFDKRYASTEIQNPDFVAIAKGYAIEAKKVSKREDLADAVKEMMESKAAYFLEVKVEKEANVFPMIPSGASVSDIRLE